The following coding sequences lie in one Scatophagus argus isolate fScaArg1 chromosome 9, fScaArg1.pri, whole genome shotgun sequence genomic window:
- the LOC124064528 gene encoding E3 ubiquitin-protein ligase rnf146-like: MASCGEVDHSVSSLPSSKKGSNNGGGSGNSAESSCSGSSNSSPALSVPECAICLQSCVHPVQLPCHHVFCFLCVKGASWQSKRCALCRQEVPDDFLERPTLLSPEELKASAGGRGGAASDHAWYYEGRNGWWQYDERTSRELEDAFSKGKKTAEMLIAGFLYVADLENMVQYRRNEHGRRRKMKRDVLDIPKKGVAGLRLDTEGVPGAIGAAGRENSADGADTSVAGVQQQVTGAQPTVTAPLATARPPTSLGGQAGSSSSPTVEDALSQLQISLRPTPSHERSEAGEGEEEDEEEEASPSRSSDPHTSVDESGSGDWSDDEEEEDEEEEGGDGERAEPWEGRPRRQRLNPEDRAPPGAESASPPSSSSSGRSRMPDGQCTVTEV; the protein is encoded by the coding sequence ATGGCTAGTTGTGGGGAGGTAGACCACTCTGTGAGCTCACTTCCATCCAGTAAAAAAGGCAGCAACAATGGTGGTGGAAGTGGGAACAGTGCAGAATCATCATGCTCTGGCTCCAGCAACTCATCCCCAGCCCTGTCTGTACCGGAGTGTGCCATATGTCTACAGAGCTGTGTCCACCCAGTCCAGTTGCCATGCCATCAtgtcttctgtttcctgtgtgtgaagGGAGCATCCTGGCAGAGCAAACGCTGTGCTctctgcagacaggaagtaccTGATGACTTCCTGGAAAGGCCTACACTTCTCTCTCCGGAGGAGCTGAAAGCATCAGCAGGAGGTCGTGGTGGGGCAGCAAGTGATCACGCCTGGTATTATGAAGGCCGTAATGGTTGGTGGCAGTATGATGAACGAACCAGCCGTGAGCTGGAGGACGCTTTCTCCAAAGGcaagaaaacagctgaaatgctGATTGCTGGATTTTTGTATGTAGCTGACTTAGAAAACATGGTGCAGTACAGGCGTAATGAGCACGGTCGTAGACGCAAGATGAAGAGAGACGTTTTGGACATCCCCAAGAAGGGAGTGGCTGGACTGCGTTTGGACACTGAGGGTGTTCCTGGGGCTATTGGGGCTGCAGGTCGAGAAAACTCTGCTGATGGGGCTGATACCTCAGTAGCAGGTGTACAGCAGCAGGTTACAGGTGCTCAGCCTACTGTTACAGCGCCTCTAGCCACTGCCAGACCCCCCACCTCCCTTGGTGGTCaggctggcagcagcagcagccccacTGTGGAGGATGCTCTGTCCCAGCTGCAAATCAGCCTCAGACCCACACCTTCTCATGAGCGGTCTGAGGCAGGggaaggggaagaagaagatgaggaagaggaggcctCACCCTCCAGGTCCTCTGACCCTCACACCTCTGTGGATGAGTCTGGTTCTGGCGACTGGAGcgatgatgaggaagaggaggatgaagaagaggaagggggagatggaGAGCGTGCGGAGCCCTGGGAGGGGAGGCCACGAAGGCAAAGACTGAATCCAGAGGACAGAGCCCCTCCTGGTGCAGAGTCCGCCTCTCCCCCTTCATCCAGTAGCAGCGGAAGGTCCAGAATGCCTGATGGCCAGTGTACAGTGACTGAAGTGTGA
- the mdh2 gene encoding malate dehydrogenase, mitochondrial, whose amino-acid sequence MFSRAVRPTVNLARSLSTSTQSNAKVAVLGASGGIGQPLSLLLKNSPLVSHLSLYDIAHTPGVAADLSHIETKAQVTGHMGPDQLDAALQGCDVVVIPAGVPRKPGMTRDDLFNTNATIVATLADACARTCPEAMICIIANPVNSTIPITSEVMKKHGVYNPNRVFGVTTLDIVRANTFVAELKGLDPARVNVPVIGGHAGKTIIPLISQCTPKVEFPADQLSALTARIQDAGTEVVQAKAGAGSATLSMAYAGARFTFSVLDAMNGKEGVVECAFVRSEETECKYFSTPLLLGKNGIEKNLGLGKLSAFEEKLVADAMSELKASIKKGEDFVVKMK is encoded by the coding sequence atgttttcccGTGCCGTGAGACCTACAGTTAACCTCGCTCGGAGCCTGTCCACCTCAACGCAGAGCAACGCTAAGGTGGCGGTCCTTGGAGCGTCAGGCGGCATAGGCCAGCCGCTATCTCTGCTTCTCAAGAATAGTCCCCTGGTGAGTCACCTCTCCCTCTATGATATTGCCCACACACCCGGTGTGGCTGCAGACCTGAGCCACATCGAGACGAAGGCCCAGGTGACCGGCCACATGGGTCCCGATCAGCTGGATGCCGCTCTGCAGGGTTGTGACGTCGTGGTCATCCCCGCCGGTGTGCCCAGAAAACCTGGCATGACTCGTGATGATCTCTTCAACACCAACGCCACCATTGTAGCCACCTTGGCCGATGCCTGTGCCCGCACCTGCCCTGAGGCTATGATCTGCATCATCGCAAATCCTGTCAACTCTACCATCCCTATTACATCAGAGGTCATGAAGAAGCATGGAGTGTACAACCCCAACAGAGTGTTTGGTGTCACAACCCTGGACATTGTCAGAGCAAACACCTTCGTGGCAGAGCTCAAAGGCCTTGACCCAGCTCGTGTCAATGTACCAGTCATTGGAGGTCATGCTGGGAAGACCATCATTCCGCTCATTTCCCAGTGCACACCAAAAGTTGAGTTCCCTGCTGACCAGCTGTCTGCTCTGACAGCCAGGATCCAGGATGCTGGCACAGAGGTGGTGCAGGCCAAGGCTGGAGCTGGATCTGCTACGCTCTCCATGGCCTATGCTGGCGCCCGCTTTACCTTCTCTGTCCTGGATGCCATGAATGGAAAGGAGGGTGTGGTGGAGTGCGCCTTTGTCAGGTCTGAGGAGACAGAGTGCAAGTACTTCTCCACGCCACTTCTCCTGGGGAAGAACGGCATTGAGAAGAACCTTGGGCTGGGAAAGCTTTCTGCCTTTGAGGAGAAGCTGGTGGCTGATGCCATGAGTGAGCTGAAGGCTTCTATTAAGAAGGGCGAggattttgttgttaaaatgaagTGA
- the echdc1 gene encoding ethylmalonyl-CoA decarboxylase isoform X2, with protein sequence MMVDLEEAVSQLENWTDGKGLIVQGAAGTFCSGSDLNAVRAISNPQDGMKMCMFMQNALTRLLRLPLISVALVEGRALGGGAEFTTACDFRLMASGSVIQFVHKHMGLVPGWGGAARLVRIVGSQNALKLLGGAVKVEPELGLQIGLSDGVLEVPQTEDGTEAVLRRAENWLSRYTKGPAPVIQAVKKVVLSGRELPLSEALRTEKDVFGTVWGGPANLQALASKSKHK encoded by the exons ATGATGGTGGATCTGGAGGAGGCGGTGAGCCAGTTGGAGAACTGGACAGACGGTAAAGGCCTCATTGTTCAAGGTGCTGCTGGAACTTTCTGCTCTGGATCAGACCTCAATGCTGTCAGGGCCATATCTAACCCACAG GATGGGATGAAGATGTGTATGTTCATGCAGAATGCTCTTACAAGACTACTCAG GCTGCCTCTGATCTCTGTTGCTCTTGTGGAGGGGAGAGCTCTGGGAGGTGGTGCAGAATTCACCACTGCCTGTGATTTCAG GTTAATGGCATCTGGCAGTGTGATCCAGTTTGTCCATAAACACATGGGCCTGGTCCCAGGCTGGGGGGGCGCAGCACGACTGGTTCGCATCGTTGGCAGCCAGAATGCACTGAAGCTGCTTGGTGGTGCTGTAAAAGTGGAACCTGAACTTGGCCTGCAGATTGGACTGTCAGATGGGGTCCTGGAGGTCCCACAGACAGAGGACGGTACAGAGGCTGTACTGCGGCGGGCTGAAAACTGGCTCAGTCGCTACACAAAAGGACCTGCCCCAGTGATCCAGGCAGTGAAGAAGGTGGTGCTGTCAGGGAGAGAGCTCCCTCTCTCAGAGGCTCTGAGGACTGAGAAGGATGTATTTGGGACAGTGTGGGGCGGTCCTGCTAACCTGCAAGCTCTGGCCAGCAAGTCCAAACACAAATGA
- the echdc1 gene encoding ethylmalonyl-CoA decarboxylase isoform X1: MVLCAVRGQLLYSSSCGAWARLLQRQYKACVHSSIHDFNQEEIREKLQAFPGGSIDLLKQESGVAVLTINNPSRMNAFSGSMMVDLEEAVSQLENWTDGKGLIVQGAAGTFCSGSDLNAVRAISNPQDGMKMCMFMQNALTRLLRLPLISVALVEGRALGGGAEFTTACDFRLMASGSVIQFVHKHMGLVPGWGGAARLVRIVGSQNALKLLGGAVKVEPELGLQIGLSDGVLEVPQTEDGTEAVLRRAENWLSRYTKGPAPVIQAVKKVVLSGRELPLSEALRTEKDVFGTVWGGPANLQALASKSKHK, translated from the exons ATGGTACTGTGTGCAGTGAGGGGGCAGCTtctgtacagcagcagctgtggagcCTGGGCCAG gctgctgcagagacagtaCAAGGCCTGTGTGCACTCCAGCATCCATGACTTCAACCAGGAGGAGatcagagagaagctgcaaGCCTTTCCTGGAGGCTCCATTGATCTGCTCAAACAGGAGTCGGGTGTTGCTGTGCTGACCATCAACAACCCCTCCCGCATGAATGCCTTCTCTG GCAGTATGATGGTGGATCTGGAGGAGGCGGTGAGCCAGTTGGAGAACTGGACAGACGGTAAAGGCCTCATTGTTCAAGGTGCTGCTGGAACTTTCTGCTCTGGATCAGACCTCAATGCTGTCAGGGCCATATCTAACCCACAG GATGGGATGAAGATGTGTATGTTCATGCAGAATGCTCTTACAAGACTACTCAG GCTGCCTCTGATCTCTGTTGCTCTTGTGGAGGGGAGAGCTCTGGGAGGTGGTGCAGAATTCACCACTGCCTGTGATTTCAG GTTAATGGCATCTGGCAGTGTGATCCAGTTTGTCCATAAACACATGGGCCTGGTCCCAGGCTGGGGGGGCGCAGCACGACTGGTTCGCATCGTTGGCAGCCAGAATGCACTGAAGCTGCTTGGTGGTGCTGTAAAAGTGGAACCTGAACTTGGCCTGCAGATTGGACTGTCAGATGGGGTCCTGGAGGTCCCACAGACAGAGGACGGTACAGAGGCTGTACTGCGGCGGGCTGAAAACTGGCTCAGTCGCTACACAAAAGGACCTGCCCCAGTGATCCAGGCAGTGAAGAAGGTGGTGCTGTCAGGGAGAGAGCTCCCTCTCTCAGAGGCTCTGAGGACTGAGAAGGATGTATTTGGGACAGTGTGGGGCGGTCCTGCTAACCTGCAAGCTCTGGCCAGCAAGTCCAAACACAAATGA